In one Roseburia intestinalis L1-82 genomic region, the following are encoded:
- a CDS encoding thiamine phosphate synthase, with protein MCKKENPIPGKIIAVTNRSLCERPFLEQIKRVCETKPAALILREKDLPETEYEEMARQVLAICEEYGVICILHSYIETAKRLERQYVHLPLPLLRTCMQKTENEEKQIKFMSGNLSMDQKNKNKLILGCSVHSVEDAIEAEKLGASYLTAGHIFATDCKRGLPPRGMEFLKQVCETVNIPVYAIGGIGLNDGKIDSVCECGAAGACIMSAFMAI; from the coding sequence ATGTGTAAAAAAGAAAATCCGATTCCGGGGAAAATAATTGCTGTCACAAACCGGAGCCTTTGTGAGAGGCCGTTTTTAGAACAGATCAAAAGAGTCTGTGAAACAAAGCCGGCAGCTCTGATCTTAAGGGAAAAAGATCTGCCGGAGACGGAATATGAAGAGATGGCAAGACAGGTTTTGGCAATTTGTGAAGAATATGGAGTGATCTGTATTTTACACAGTTATATAGAAACCGCAAAACGGTTAGAGAGGCAGTATGTTCATTTGCCGCTTCCACTGTTAAGAACTTGTATGCAAAAGACAGAAAATGAAGAAAAACAGATAAAATTTATGTCTGGGAACCTATCAATGGATCAGAAGAATAAAAATAAGCTGATCTTAGGCTGTTCGGTTCATTCTGTTGAGGATGCTATTGAGGCAGAAAAACTAGGGGCATCTTACCTGACCGCAGGGCATATATTTGCCACGGACTGTAAGAGAGGACTGCCGCCACGCGGAATGGAATTTTTAAAGCAGGTATGTGAAACCGTAAATATTCCTGTGTATGCCATCGGTGGAATTGGACTGAACGATGGAAAAATAGACAGCGTGTGTGAATGTGGTGCGGCAGGTGCGTGCATCATGTCCGCTTTTATGGCAATATGA
- the minC gene encoding septum site-determining protein MinC, with product MSQAVVIKSNKYGIHLVLSNEISFKALLDAIVEKFKESEKFFKGAKLAISFEGRKLTHDEEMAIIDAVTSNTSIEILCIVDHDPDREAYVKQQIEEYQASVQQPYVDGGTQFYRGTLRSGQTLESETGIVVVGDVNPGAAVMANGSIVVLGAVKGSVYAGLGGDDSAFIVALDMDPIQIRIGNILAKSPDKPFSRRRIRKKVKETTTSPQIAYLKDGTICIEPLTKELLSDI from the coding sequence ATGTCACAGGCAGTTGTTATAAAAAGTAATAAATACGGGATACATCTTGTATTGAGCAATGAGATATCTTTTAAAGCACTTTTGGATGCCATCGTCGAGAAATTCAAAGAGTCAGAGAAGTTCTTTAAAGGGGCAAAACTGGCGATCTCTTTCGAGGGAAGAAAGCTGACGCATGATGAGGAAATGGCTATCATTGATGCGGTGACATCGAATACAAGTATCGAGATATTGTGCATTGTAGATCATGATCCGGACCGTGAAGCATACGTCAAACAGCAGATCGAAGAATATCAGGCATCTGTACAGCAGCCGTATGTGGATGGTGGGACTCAGTTTTATCGCGGAACGCTTCGCTCTGGCCAGACACTTGAGAGTGAAACAGGAATCGTAGTGGTAGGTGATGTCAATCCGGGCGCAGCAGTCATGGCAAACGGCAGTATCGTTGTACTTGGAGCGGTAAAGGGAAGCGTCTATGCAGGACTTGGGGGAGATGACAGTGCATTTATTGTTGCACTCGATATGGATCCAATCCAGATTCGGATTGGAAATATTTTAGCAAAAAGTCCGGACAAACCTTTTAGCAGACGAAGAATACGAAAAAAGGTCAAAGAAACGACCACGTCTCCGCAGATTGCGTACTTAAAGGACGGGACAATCTGTATTGAACCGCTGACAAAAGAACTATTAAGCGATATTTAA
- the minD gene encoding septum site-determining protein MinD, with product MSEVIVITSGKGGVGKTTTTANVGTGLAQLNKKVVLIDTDIGLRNLDVVMGLENRIVYNLVDVVEGNCRVEQALIKDKKYPNLCLLPSAQTRDKSAVSPEQMQALIEDLRQDFDYILLDCPAGIEQGFKNAIAGADRALVVTTPEVSAVRDADRIIGLLQANQIQKVDLIVNRLRMDMVRRGDMMNVEDVCDILAINLIGAVPDDEHIVISTNQGEPLVGSNCLAGQAYENICHRILGEEVAFLDLDAKQGVFSKLKDLFKKN from the coding sequence ATGAGTGAAGTTATTGTAATTACGTCCGGGAAGGGCGGAGTTGGTAAGACGACCACAACCGCAAATGTTGGAACAGGTCTGGCACAGTTAAACAAAAAAGTAGTGCTGATCGATACAGATATCGGACTTCGTAACCTAGATGTTGTCATGGGTCTTGAGAACCGTATTGTATACAATCTTGTAGATGTTGTAGAAGGAAACTGCCGTGTGGAACAGGCACTGATCAAAGACAAAAAATATCCGAATTTATGTCTTTTGCCGTCAGCACAGACCAGAGATAAATCCGCGGTATCTCCGGAGCAGATGCAGGCATTGATCGAAGATTTAAGACAGGATTTTGACTATATTTTATTAGACTGCCCGGCAGGAATCGAGCAGGGCTTTAAAAATGCCATCGCAGGTGCAGACAGGGCACTTGTTGTCACAACCCCGGAGGTTTCTGCAGTGCGTGATGCTGACCGTATCATTGGACTGCTTCAGGCAAATCAGATCCAGAAAGTTGATCTTATCGTAAACCGTCTGCGTATGGACATGGTTAGACGCGGTGATATGATGAATGTCGAAGATGTGTGCGACATTCTGGCAATCAATCTGATCGGTGCAGTACCGGATGATGAACATATCGTAATCTCTACGAACCAGGGGGAACCACTGGTTGGAAGTAATTGCCTTGCTGGACAGGCATATGAGAATATCTGCCACCGTATTCTCGGTGAGGAAGTTGCATTTCTTGATCTGGATGCAAAACAGGGAGTATTTTCAAAATTAAAAGATTTATTTAAGAAAAATTAG
- the minE gene encoding cell division topological specificity factor MinE — MGLMDLFKKKSSGDVAKDRLKLLLVTDRASCSPEMMEQIKNEIIQVISKHMDIDMEGLDIQITQTESESNNGTVPALFVNIPIRDIRHGNS, encoded by the coding sequence ATGGGATTGATGGACTTATTTAAGAAGAAAAGTTCCGGTGATGTTGCAAAAGACCGTTTAAAACTTTTGCTGGTGACTGACCGCGCAAGCTGTTCCCCGGAAATGATGGAGCAGATTAAAAACGAGATCATCCAGGTAATTTCAAAACACATGGATATTGATATGGAAGGCCTTGACATTCAGATCACGCAGACAGAGTCAGAGTCGAACAATGGAACGGTACCGGCATTGTTTGTTAATATTCCGATCCGCGATATCAGACATGGAAATTCATAA
- a CDS encoding MalY/PatB family protein, with protein MEYVMKYNFDEAVERRGTGCLKYDFAKERGKKEDVLPLWVADMDFKTAPAVTERLQKVVEHGIYGYSDSKEDYFAAVSGWYHDHFDWDVKPEWLVKTPGVVFALAAAVRAYTEKGDTVLIQQPVYYPFRQVIESNDRKLVSSDLVLKDGHYEIDFEDFEAKIKEHQIHLFLLCSPHNPVGRVWKEWELRKIGEICFKYQVTVVSDEIHSDFVYPGHKHHVFASVSPEFEQISVICTAPSKTFNLAGLQVSNIFIADEKLRQKFVRAVDQAGYSQVNLMGLVGCQAAYEEGEEWLLQLKEYLYQNLSFVREYLKENLPQIKLIEPEGTYLIWLDFGELGLGRKELEALIDQAGLWLDAGAIFGKTGIGFERINIACPRKTLEQAFLQLKKAVDALD; from the coding sequence ATGGAGTATGTCATGAAGTACAATTTTGATGAAGCTGTGGAGCGGAGAGGAACCGGATGTTTAAAATACGATTTTGCGAAAGAACGTGGGAAAAAAGAAGATGTCTTGCCGTTATGGGTTGCCGATATGGATTTTAAGACTGCGCCTGCAGTGACCGAAAGACTGCAGAAAGTAGTGGAACACGGAATTTATGGATACAGTGACAGCAAAGAAGATTATTTTGCAGCAGTATCGGGATGGTATCATGATCATTTTGACTGGGATGTAAAACCGGAGTGGCTGGTAAAAACGCCGGGAGTTGTTTTTGCACTTGCGGCCGCTGTGCGTGCATATACGGAAAAAGGCGATACAGTTTTGATCCAACAGCCGGTATATTATCCGTTTCGTCAGGTCATTGAGTCAAATGACAGAAAGTTAGTCAGCAGCGATCTGGTATTAAAAGATGGTCATTATGAGATCGACTTTGAAGATTTTGAGGCGAAAATAAAGGAACATCAGATCCATTTATTTTTGCTCTGCAGTCCACATAACCCGGTAGGTCGTGTATGGAAAGAGTGGGAATTAAGAAAAATCGGAGAGATCTGTTTCAAATATCAGGTGACTGTCGTCAGTGATGAGATTCACAGCGATTTTGTATATCCGGGGCATAAACATCATGTCTTTGCATCTGTTTCACCGGAGTTTGAACAGATTTCCGTAATTTGCACGGCACCAAGTAAAACCTTTAATCTTGCCGGTCTTCAGGTGTCAAACATTTTTATTGCGGATGAAAAACTGCGTCAAAAATTTGTCCGTGCGGTGGATCAGGCAGGATACAGCCAGGTAAATCTGATGGGACTTGTCGGATGTCAGGCCGCTTATGAAGAGGGAGAGGAATGGCTTTTACAGTTAAAAGAATATCTGTATCAGAATCTTTCCTTTGTCCGCGAATACCTGAAGGAAAATCTTCCACAGATTAAACTGATTGAGCCGGAAGGAACCTATTTAATATGGCTGGATTTCGGAGAACTTGGACTGGGAAGAAAAGAGTTGGAAGCACTGATTGATCAGGCAGGACTTTGGTTAGACGCGGGAGCAATTTTTGGGAAAACGGGTATTGGTTTTGAGCGCATTAACATTGCATGTCCGAGAAAAACGTTAGAACAGGCATTTTTGCAACTGAAAAAAGCAGTGGATGCGTTAGATTAA
- a CDS encoding exodeoxyribonuclease III — translation MKLISWNVNGLRACIQKGFLDFFHETDADIFCIQESKLQEGQIDLPLPGYFSYWNYAKKKGYSGTAIFTKKEPLNVTYGIGIEEHDKEGRVITLEYPDFYMVTCYTPNSQNELARLPYRMQWEDDFRAYLKRLDGSKPVILCGDLNVAHEEIDLKNPKTNRKNAGFSDEEREKMTKLLDAGFTDTFRYFYPDTEQIYSWWSYRFRAREKNAGWRIDYFITSKRMNDKLTGAKIHTDVFGSDHCPVELDIDLS, via the coding sequence ATGAAACTGATTTCCTGGAATGTCAACGGACTGCGTGCCTGTATCCAAAAAGGCTTTCTTGATTTTTTTCATGAAACTGATGCAGATATTTTCTGTATTCAGGAATCCAAGCTGCAGGAGGGACAGATCGACCTTCCTCTGCCCGGTTATTTTTCCTACTGGAATTATGCCAAGAAAAAAGGTTACTCCGGCACAGCGATTTTCACAAAAAAAGAGCCTCTGAATGTGACTTACGGTATCGGCATCGAAGAACACGACAAAGAAGGACGTGTCATCACCTTAGAATACCCTGATTTTTACATGGTTACCTGTTATACGCCAAATTCTCAAAACGAACTGGCCAGATTGCCTTACCGCATGCAGTGGGAAGATGATTTTCGTGCTTATTTAAAAAGACTCGATGGATCCAAGCCTGTCATTCTCTGTGGGGACTTAAATGTTGCACATGAGGAGATCGATTTAAAGAATCCAAAAACCAACCGGAAGAACGCCGGATTTTCGGATGAAGAACGAGAAAAAATGACAAAGCTTCTCGATGCCGGCTTCACAGACACCTTCCGCTATTTTTACCCGGATACAGAACAGATCTATTCCTGGTGGTCCTACCGTTTTAGGGCACGGGAAAAGAATGCCGGATGGCGTATTGACTATTTTATCACTTCCAAACGGATGAATGATAAGCTGACCGGCGCAAAGATCCACACGGATGTTTTCGGATCTGACCACTGCCCGGTGGAATTAGATATTGACCTGTCATAA
- a CDS encoding ASKHA domain-containing protein, translating into MKRIFLQKKQNKTILELLREQGEYLDAPCSGKGTCGKCCIIIEETRKTDPPKQREKEVFTERELEEGWRLSCMTVPTDDLYVCIPEIRENQIQVQMEFVRNTKMESDVQATTVICENKIEDRAQIGSDGEIKPENMDTEKSVYGIAIDIGTTTLAAELISLTDGICLKTASSVNHQRAYGADVISRIRAAASGDAEKLRESILKDVRNLAETLLAGQDENVLNVSKIVIAGNTTMIHLLLGYSCVGLGAAPFTPVNLAPEDMTWGELNGEYEETRESGDARESGDAKESGVARDGSDAREHGYVRECGHTGINQTTKVQIMPGISAFVGGDITAGMMGCGMRPDKCEMLIDIGTNGEMVLAAGDHFLVSSVAAGPAFEGGNISCGMPGVPGAVCRAVLFGKNNMVTKTIGNKPAIGLCGTGIIDVMYELVRHHIVDTQGILGEPWFEKGFPVVPGKIYFTQEDIRQVQMAKAAICAGLEVLLQKSNISHEQIKKVYVAGGFGMGLDMEKALGIGLLPIGLRGKLTPVGNSALEGAARCLTHSKESSDMQPQEIAAISHEINLADTPEFQELYLKHMQFC; encoded by the coding sequence ATGAAACGCATTTTTTTACAGAAAAAACAGAATAAGACGATACTGGAGCTGTTAAGGGAGCAGGGAGAATATTTAGATGCGCCCTGCAGCGGGAAAGGTACCTGTGGAAAATGTTGTATTATAATAGAAGAAACACGAAAAACAGATCCGCCAAAACAGCGGGAAAAGGAAGTGTTTACGGAGCGGGAACTGGAAGAGGGATGGCGTCTTTCCTGTATGACGGTTCCGACAGATGATCTGTATGTATGCATTCCGGAAATCAGAGAAAATCAGATACAGGTGCAGATGGAATTTGTCCGGAACACAAAAATGGAGAGCGATGTACAGGCGACAACAGTTATCTGTGAAAACAAAATAGAGGATCGTGCACAAATAGGGTCTGACGGGGAAATAAAACCGGAAAATATGGATACGGAAAAATCCGTCTATGGTATCGCAATCGATATCGGAACAACCACACTCGCTGCAGAACTGATTTCCCTCACCGATGGAATATGCTTAAAAACTGCATCTTCTGTTAATCATCAACGGGCATACGGCGCAGATGTGATTTCAAGGATCCGTGCAGCAGCGTCCGGAGATGCAGAAAAGTTGAGAGAGAGCATTTTAAAAGATGTGAGGAATCTGGCAGAGACACTGCTTGCGGGGCAGGACGAAAATGTGCTGAATGTCAGCAAAATCGTGATCGCCGGAAATACTACAATGATTCACCTTTTACTGGGATATTCCTGTGTGGGGCTTGGCGCTGCACCATTTACTCCTGTGAACCTTGCGCCGGAGGATATGACGTGGGGAGAATTGAATGGTGAGTATGAGGAAACCAGAGAAAGTGGAGATGCCAGAGAAAGTGGAGATGCCAAAGAAAGTGGAGTTGCCAGAGACGGTAGTGATGCCAGAGAACACGGATATGTCAGAGAATGCGGGCATACCGGAATCAATCAGACCACAAAAGTACAGATCATGCCGGGAATCTCAGCTTTTGTTGGAGGAGATATTACGGCGGGCATGATGGGATGTGGTATGCGGCCGGACAAATGCGAGATGCTGATCGACATTGGAACAAACGGTGAGATGGTTCTTGCTGCGGGAGATCATTTCCTTGTTTCATCCGTTGCCGCGGGACCGGCATTCGAAGGTGGAAACATATCCTGCGGTATGCCCGGTGTGCCGGGAGCTGTCTGCCGTGCAGTTTTATTTGGTAAAAATAATATGGTGACAAAGACGATTGGAAATAAACCGGCCATTGGGTTATGCGGAACCGGAATCATTGATGTAATGTATGAACTCGTGCGGCACCATATTGTTGATACTCAGGGGATTTTGGGAGAACCGTGGTTTGAAAAAGGATTTCCGGTCGTACCCGGAAAAATTTATTTTACCCAGGAGGATATCAGACAGGTGCAGATGGCAAAAGCAGCTATCTGTGCGGGTTTAGAAGTATTACTGCAGAAATCAAATATTTCTCATGAACAGATAAAAAAAGTATATGTTGCAGGCGGGTTTGGCATGGGACTTGACATGGAAAAAGCACTTGGAATCGGACTTCTGCCAATCGGACTTCGCGGAAAACTCACGCCGGTCGGCAACAGTGCCTTAGAGGGAGCCGCACGATGCCTGACACACTCAAAAGAAAGCAGTGATATGCAGCCGCAAGAGATTGCAGCCATATCCCATGAGATCAATCTTGCAGATACACCAGAGTTTCAGGAATTATATTTAAAACATATGCAATTCTGTTGA
- a CDS encoding ABC transporter permease, whose translation MKETGISKNNKTDGSGVTGKLYIVLRIAVLFAVLFMFIPGINPARISGMIGRNLSLFTSGISYSSLASEFGRAFRKGWVMKSTLRLDSLSALIICVGTAAVAAGGCLSLGNLKMKKLSNIFTAAGSAVMLSGLGGIALAYSQISQTEKPKKIEPIFSNGFYMILIVAVLILIVTLIAMAKQPKVEAGAKYEMETKYRLFLMLMPFLALAGVFCYLPLWGWRYAFFDYKVGDTLSMDNFVGFKWFTQLFKNPATVRDIIRVLKNTLAMSGLGILTSWLPMAFAIFLCEIKNMKFRRVVQTLTTVPNFISWVLVYAIAFCIFSTDGFVSSLMVNAGIWKEGVNMLMGGSHVWLQMLAWGLWKGIGWSAIIYIAAISGIDQQLYEAATVDGAGRFQRMWNITVPSLIPTFCVLLLMSIANILSNGMDQYLVFENSTNTSSIMVLDLYVYKLGIGQGQIPLSTVIGMVKSVVSVTLLFAANGISKLIRGESIV comes from the coding sequence ATGAAAGAAACGGGCATTTCAAAAAACAACAAAACAGATGGTTCCGGTGTTACAGGCAAGTTATACATTGTACTTCGGATCGCAGTTCTGTTCGCAGTCTTATTCATGTTCATACCTGGAATCAATCCAGCGAGGATCAGCGGAATGATCGGAAGAAACTTATCACTGTTTACTTCCGGTATTTCATACTCATCACTGGCATCAGAGTTTGGACGTGCATTCCGAAAAGGATGGGTTATGAAATCAACATTACGGCTTGACTCTTTATCAGCTCTGATTATCTGCGTTGGTACAGCAGCAGTTGCAGCCGGTGGATGTTTATCACTCGGTAATCTGAAAATGAAAAAATTAAGTAACATCTTCACAGCAGCAGGAAGTGCAGTGATGCTGTCAGGACTTGGCGGTATCGCACTTGCATACAGTCAGATCAGCCAGACAGAAAAACCTAAGAAAATCGAGCCGATCTTTTCAAATGGTTTTTATATGATCCTGATCGTTGCAGTACTGATCCTGATCGTAACATTGATCGCGATGGCAAAACAGCCTAAGGTTGAGGCGGGTGCTAAATATGAGATGGAAACAAAGTACCGCCTGTTCCTGATGTTAATGCCATTCCTGGCACTGGCTGGTGTATTTTGTTATCTGCCATTATGGGGATGGAGATATGCATTCTTTGATTACAAAGTTGGTGATACCTTAAGCATGGATAACTTTGTTGGATTCAAATGGTTCACGCAGTTGTTTAAAAATCCTGCAACGGTAAGAGATATCATCCGTGTTCTGAAAAACACGCTTGCAATGAGTGGTCTTGGAATTTTGACAAGCTGGCTTCCAATGGCATTTGCAATTTTCCTCTGCGAGATTAAAAACATGAAGTTCCGCCGCGTCGTACAGACACTTACAACAGTACCGAACTTCATCAGCTGGGTTCTTGTATATGCAATCGCATTTTGTATCTTTTCTACAGACGGATTTGTCAGCAGTTTGATGGTAAATGCCGGAATCTGGAAAGAGGGCGTGAATATGCTGATGGGCGGCAGCCATGTATGGCTGCAGATGTTAGCCTGGGGCTTATGGAAAGGTATCGGCTGGAGTGCAATCATTTATATTGCAGCAATTTCCGGTATTGATCAGCAGCTTTATGAAGCAGCAACCGTCGACGGTGCAGGACGTTTCCAGAGAATGTGGAATATTACCGTGCCGAGCCTGATCCCGACATTCTGTGTATTACTGTTAATGTCGATTGCAAATATCTTAAGCAATGGTATGGATCAGTATTTAGTATTTGAAAACTCTACCAATACAAGTTCTATCATGGTACTTGACCTGTATGTATACAAACTTGGTATCGGACAGGGACAGATTCCATTATCAACAGTAATCGGTATGGTAAAATCCGTTGTCAGTGTAACGTTACTGTTTGCTGCAAACGGTATTTCGAAACTGATTCGTGGCGAGAGTATTGTATAA
- a CDS encoding carbohydrate ABC transporter permease: MAKTAQEKADLKAEKLYEKTHKRKYRLKPGDIVFNILNYLFFTLFTIACIFPFYYLFINTISDNDLVIKGLINFIPRGIHFDNYTALLNVSDLSSALIVSLSRTVLGTALMVAASGFIGYLVTKDEMWGRKFWYRFLVITMYFNAGLIPWFLNMQMLGLTNTFWAYIIPGIVAPYNIILVKTYIESIPAELEESAQIDGASFFTVFRKIIWPLSKPILATIAIFGAVGHWNSFTDSLILMTSAPKLYTLQHRLYIYLNQASNLSALMESGGSVSEAVLKSAMSGKVIKYTISMVTVIPILIVYPFMQRYFEKGIMLGAVKG; the protein is encoded by the coding sequence ATGGCAAAAACAGCACAGGAAAAGGCTGATTTAAAAGCCGAAAAACTTTATGAAAAAACACATAAACGCAAATATCGCTTAAAACCGGGCGATATCGTATTTAACATTTTAAATTACCTGTTTTTTACATTATTTACAATAGCATGTATATTTCCATTTTATTACCTGTTTATCAATACGATCAGCGATAATGATCTGGTAATCAAGGGTTTAATCAACTTCATACCGAGAGGAATCCATTTTGATAACTATACAGCGTTATTAAATGTAAGTGATCTTTCAAGTGCATTGATCGTATCACTGTCAAGAACAGTACTTGGTACGGCACTTATGGTAGCAGCATCCGGATTTATCGGATATCTGGTAACCAAAGATGAAATGTGGGGCAGAAAATTCTGGTACAGATTTCTTGTGATTACCATGTATTTCAATGCGGGTCTGATCCCATGGTTCTTAAATATGCAGATGTTAGGTCTGACCAATACATTCTGGGCATACATCATTCCTGGTATTGTGGCTCCGTATAACATCATTCTGGTAAAAACATACATAGAGTCAATTCCAGCGGAACTCGAAGAGAGTGCTCAGATCGACGGAGCAAGCTTCTTTACTGTATTCCGCAAGATCATCTGGCCGCTCAGTAAACCGATCCTTGCGACGATTGCGATTTTCGGTGCAGTTGGTCACTGGAACTCCTTTACGGATTCCCTGATCTTAATGACATCAGCTCCGAAATTATATACTTTACAGCACAGACTTTACATTTACTTAAATCAGGCATCCAACTTAAGTGCATTAATGGAGTCTGGCGGATCTGTCAGCGAGGCTGTTTTAAAATCAGCAATGAGTGGAAAGGTTATCAAATATACGATTTCCATGGTAACGGTAATCCCGATTTTAATCGTATATCCATTCATGCAGCGTTACTTTGAAAAAGGTATCATGTTAGGTGCCGTAAAAGGTTAA
- a CDS encoding type 2 periplasmic-binding domain-containing protein, with amino-acid sequence MKAKKIVSLLLAAAMTVSMAACGGSNQTSASKNNSNNAAGDAADEDATESGVSEETSEDEAEDLADIIPEETVTLDVFDQLANYSGEQIGWFGQIMLDKFNVKLNIIPDSDGVYETRMESGNLGDLVLWGNDSDEYQQAVSKGMLFDWNEDDILSDYGPYIKQNMPYALEKNANLSGGTVYGFGFDVARDATARQDFMYTWDLRWDLYKELGYPEIKTLDDMVDVLGQMKEICPTDDNGKTTYGVSLFNDWDGNLVMFVKSTATAYYGYDEFGFGLYDPEEQVFHPALEENGPYLTCLKFYNNLYQKGLLDPDSQTQGYDGMQEDYQNGGAFLNVFNFLGSTFYNSDSHAQEGKAMYPCPPEDATPICYGQNIYGGNRIWSIGAKTEYPELCMAILNWLSTPEGRMTAEYGPKDVCWYYDENGKTQFTDLGRAAKTDISTQMSDGYSGTFDDGSFKMNNTTWAIDSLNPDSNGETFNYRKWESFATDANSDIEQDWRDKTGFATADEYMGSRPYKLSLGTTYSESTKSDELTVLWTQVAECIKTNSWKAIYAKTDAEYDQIVADMISQAKDYGYDECIAFQENEASLRKAAENEVKGTIK; translated from the coding sequence ATGAAAGCAAAGAAAATCGTATCACTGCTTCTGGCAGCTGCAATGACAGTTTCCATGGCAGCCTGTGGGGGTAGCAATCAGACAAGTGCATCAAAGAACAACAGCAACAATGCAGCGGGGGATGCTGCAGACGAAGATGCAACGGAGAGTGGAGTATCCGAGGAAACTTCCGAAGATGAAGCGGAAGATCTCGCAGATATCATTCCGGAAGAGACAGTTACTCTCGATGTATTCGATCAGTTAGCAAACTATTCCGGTGAGCAGATCGGATGGTTTGGTCAGATCATGTTAGACAAATTCAATGTAAAATTAAATATCATCCCGGATTCTGACGGTGTATATGAGACACGTATGGAGTCAGGAAACCTTGGAGATCTGGTTCTCTGGGGAAATGATTCTGATGAGTATCAGCAGGCAGTCAGCAAGGGAATGCTCTTTGACTGGAACGAGGATGATATCTTAAGCGATTACGGTCCATACATCAAACAGAACATGCCATATGCATTAGAGAAAAATGCAAATCTTTCCGGCGGTACTGTTTATGGATTCGGATTTGATGTTGCAAGGGATGCGACAGCACGTCAGGATTTCATGTATACCTGGGATTTAAGATGGGATCTTTACAAAGAGTTAGGATATCCTGAGATCAAGACTTTAGACGATATGGTAGATGTTTTAGGTCAGATGAAAGAGATCTGCCCGACCGATGATAACGGAAAAACAACTTATGGTGTTTCCTTATTCAACGACTGGGACGGAAACCTTGTAATGTTCGTAAAATCAACAGCAACTGCTTATTATGGATATGATGAATTTGGTTTTGGTCTGTATGATCCAGAGGAGCAGGTATTCCATCCAGCATTAGAGGAAAATGGACCTTACCTCACATGCTTAAAATTCTATAACAACCTGTATCAGAAAGGACTACTTGATCCTGACTCCCAGACACAGGGATATGACGGTATGCAGGAAGATTACCAGAACGGTGGAGCATTCTTAAATGTGTTCAACTTCTTAGGTTCTACTTTCTACAACTCAGATTCACATGCACAGGAAGGCAAAGCAATGTATCCTTGCCCACCGGAAGATGCAACCCCGATCTGCTATGGTCAGAATATCTACGGTGGAAACCGTATCTGGTCTATCGGTGCTAAGACAGAGTATCCGGAATTGTGTATGGCTATCTTAAACTGGTTATCTACTCCGGAAGGACGTATGACAGCTGAGTATGGTCCAAAGGATGTCTGCTGGTACTATGATGAAAATGGAAAAACGCAGTTTACAGATTTAGGACGTGCAGCTAAGACAGATATCAGCACACAGATGTCTGATGGTTACAGCGGAACATTTGATGATGGTTCCTTTAAAATGAACAATACAACGTGGGCGATTGATTCCTTAAATCCTGATTCAAACGGTGAGACATTCAACTATCGTAAATGGGAAAGTTTTGCAACAGATGCAAATTCTGACATTGAGCAGGATTGGAGAGATAAGACCGGTTTTGCAACAGCAGATGAGTACATGGGATCAAGACCTTACAAACTTTCTCTTGGTACAACATACTCTGAGTCTACAAAATCTGATGAGTTAACTGTATTATGGACACAGGTTGCTGAGTGCATCAAGACAAATTCATGGAAAGCAATCTATGCTAAGACAGATGCTGAATACGACCAGATCGTTGCAGACATGATCTCCCAGGCAAAAGACTACGGCTATGACGAGTGTATCGCATTCCAGGAGAATGAGGCATCACTTAGAAAAGCAGCTGAGAACGAAGTAAAAGGGACCATCAAATAA